From a region of the Micromonospora tarapacensis genome:
- a CDS encoding ABC transporter substrate-binding protein: MGTFPRHRLAAVALAATGALLATSGCGGGEDAGDGKITLTVDVFGQFGYEQLYQEYMDANPNVKIVERGTGGNLDEYSPKLTQWLAAGKGAGDVVAIEEGLMVEYKANPGNFVNLLDHGAAELKGNFLEWKWNQGLTADGQQLIGLGTDVGGMAMCYRSDLFAKAGLPTDREEVSKLWPTWQDYIATGEKFKAAGTGAAFLDAATNTFNTIVLQTAGNAQGYHYYDTSDNLVVESNPAVKQAWDTTMNIIDAGLSGKYGSWSEEWVSAFKQAKFATIACPAWMTGVIEGNAGAEANGKWDIARVPGDGGNWGGSHLAVPQQSKHQEEAIKLAKFLTSPEGHIGAFKAKGPLPSSPQALDDPTITEATNPYFSGAPVGKIFGAGAKTLKPVYMGPKNQAVRTEVENAVRTVELGQRNPEQGWQDAINNAKKAAAK, translated from the coding sequence ATGGGCACTTTCCCGCGCCACCGCCTCGCGGCGGTCGCCCTGGCCGCCACCGGCGCACTGCTCGCCACCAGCGGCTGCGGCGGCGGCGAGGACGCCGGAGACGGCAAGATTACGCTTACCGTCGACGTCTTCGGGCAGTTCGGCTACGAACAGCTGTACCAGGAGTACATGGACGCCAACCCGAACGTGAAGATCGTCGAGCGGGGCACCGGCGGCAACCTCGACGAGTACTCGCCGAAGCTGACCCAGTGGCTCGCCGCGGGCAAGGGCGCCGGCGACGTCGTGGCCATCGAAGAGGGACTGATGGTCGAGTACAAGGCCAACCCGGGCAACTTCGTCAACCTGCTCGACCACGGCGCCGCCGAACTCAAGGGCAACTTCCTGGAGTGGAAGTGGAACCAGGGGCTCACCGCCGACGGCCAGCAACTGATCGGGCTCGGCACCGACGTCGGCGGCATGGCGATGTGCTACCGCAGTGACCTGTTCGCCAAGGCCGGCCTGCCCACCGACCGTGAGGAGGTCTCCAAGCTCTGGCCGACGTGGCAGGACTACATCGCCACCGGCGAGAAGTTCAAGGCGGCCGGCACCGGCGCCGCGTTCCTCGACGCCGCCACCAACACCTTCAACACCATCGTGCTGCAGACCGCCGGCAACGCGCAGGGCTACCACTACTACGACACCAGCGACAACCTCGTGGTGGAGAGCAACCCCGCGGTGAAGCAGGCCTGGGACACCACGATGAACATCATCGACGCCGGCCTCTCCGGCAAGTACGGCTCCTGGTCGGAGGAGTGGGTCTCGGCCTTCAAGCAGGCCAAGTTCGCCACCATCGCCTGCCCGGCCTGGATGACCGGGGTGATCGAGGGCAACGCGGGGGCAGAGGCCAACGGCAAGTGGGACATCGCCCGGGTGCCGGGGGACGGCGGAAACTGGGGCGGCTCGCACCTGGCCGTGCCACAGCAGAGCAAGCACCAGGAAGAGGCGATCAAGCTGGCCAAGTTCCTGACCAGCCCCGAGGGTCACATCGGCGCCTTCAAGGCCAAGGGTCCGCTGCCGTCCTCGCCGCAGGCATTGGACGATCCCACCATCACCGAGGCCACCAACCCGTACTTCTCCGGCGCGCCGGTCGGCAAGATCTTCGGTGCGGGCGCGAAGACCCTGAAGCCGGTCTACATGGGACCGAAGAACCAGGCCGTCCGCACCGAGGTGGAGAACGCCGTCCGCACCGTCGAACTCGGCCAGCGCAACCCCGAACAGGGGTGGCAGGACGCGATCAACAACGCCAAGAAGGCCGCCGCCAAGTAA